The Mytilus galloprovincialis chromosome 2, xbMytGall1.hap1.1, whole genome shotgun sequence genome has a window encoding:
- the LOC143062774 gene encoding macrophage mannose receptor 1-like isoform X1, whose protein sequence is MLLTQYFLGSVLLYCLCHVCVIADSRCPLHWIKIGSHCYRTRYNYATKTWEDGRHWCQTQEADLAKFDSVQQQDEVKNYAGLLAKGFSFWVGLHLVGEDWKWADNSTVDSSVLMLATKVLIGGHNCIKLDSRNGMLVAECHRKNGVLCQRRAGMQIRCNSADDWQSYGDKCYKVTGHGQKGSWKQAKLYCKTMNATVASPMSPHEQYALYDFVQNNGQKLWIGVHSSDGRFNNQWIWTNGSVLVEGFWEERNSATLLRRQQNECAYINPGSNNWTQSWKSTSCDTRNGNIICEMKAEQLYRNLEYHAERRTWYDAEAVCSARGGLLATRNETYPFDSDAWIAGPIKNSSITTAVPTTMPTTTSRTDSDELDDYVIGSYDLCPFVSSTGYSFGDCKVLRSFVCNISIIAAPLSNSPTSPAVVAVSILLVIIAVLVVLFLVLWLKRRKRKDKKELEVSYPQIEKTNGALPHDKSKENGTKTETTENTYNHTTSSKPVTNNSNNQNLYDHCTKVPEDTYDHTETTNNGKGKQAADYGCVDLDDDQYKSIDRTTGSKNGTTKSNYNDM, encoded by the exons ATTCAAGATGTCCACTGCACTGGATTAAGATTGGATCACACTGTTACCGTACCAGATATAATTATGCTACAAAGACTTGGGAAGATGGTCGACACTGGTGTCAAACACAAGAGGCAGATTTAGCAAAATTTGACAGTGTCCAACAGCAG GATGAAGTTAAAAACTATGCTGGATTATTAGCAAAAGGATTCTCGTTTTGGGTCGGATTACATCTTGTTGGAGAGGACTGGAAATGGGCCGATAATTCAACAGTTGATAGCAGTGTTCT TATGCTTGCTACTAAGGTTTTAATAGGAGGACATAACTGCATAAAGTTGGATAGTAGAAATGGAATGCTGGTTGCCGAATGTCACAGGAAAAATGGTGTACTGTGTCAACGCCGAGCTG GAATGCAAATCAGATGTAATTCAGCGGACGATTGGCAATCATATGGCGACAAATGCTATAAAGTAACAGGCCACGGACAGAAAGGTAGTTGGAAGCAAGCAAA GCTGTACTGCAAAACAATGAATGCTACAGTGGCCAGTCCAATGTCACCACACGAACAATATGCACTGTATGACTTCGTACAAAATAATGGACAGAAATTATGGATTGGCGTTCATTCT TCTGATGGCCGCTTCAATAATCAGTGGATATGGACTAATGGGTCTGTTTTAGTTGAAGGATTCTGGGAAGAAAGAAATTCAGCTACTCT GTTACGTCGACAGCAAAATGAATGCGCATATATTAACCCTGGAAGTAACAATTGGACACAATCATGGAAATCAACTTCATGTGATACTAGAAATGGGAACATAATATGCGAAATGAAAGCTG AACAGTTGTATAGAAACCTTGAATACCACGCAGAGAGAAGGACATGGTATGATGCAGAGGCTGTGTGTTCCGCTAGAGGAGGTTTACTAGCAACAAGGAATGAAACATATCCATTTGACAGTGATGCATGGATCGCAGGACCTATTAAGAATAGTTCGATCACAACAG CTGTTCCAACTACTATGCCAACCACAACAAGTCGAACAGATAGTGACGAATTAGATGACTATGTTATTGGATCGTATG ATCTGTGCCCTTTCGTATCTTCAACTGGTTACAGTTTTGGAGACTGTAAAGTATTGAGATCCTTTGTGTGTAACATTAGTATAATAG CTGCTCCACTGTCAAATTCACCGACAAGTCCTGCAG TTGTTGCTGTGTCTATTTTGCTGGTGATAATTGCTGTGTTAGTCGTCCTGTTTCTTGTACTGTGGCTTAAAAGGAGAAAGAG aaaagacAAGAAAGAACTTGAAGTATCTTATCCCCAAATAGAAAAGACTAATGGTGCTTTACCTCAcgacaaatcaaaagaaaatggAACAAAGACAGAAACAActgaaaatacatacaatcataCTACTTCCTCAAAGCCTGTAACAAATAATAGCAACAACCAGAACTTGTATGATCATTGTACCAAGGTGCCCGAAGACACATACGATCATACGGAAACAACAAACAATGGTAAAGGGAAACAGGCAGCTGACTATGGTTGTGTTGACTTAGACGATGATCAATACAAATCAATCGATAGAACTACTGGATCCAAAAATGGTACAACAAAGTCAAACTACAATGATATGTGA
- the LOC143062774 gene encoding macrophage mannose receptor 1-like isoform X2, with protein sequence MLLTQYFLGSVLLYCLCHVCVIADSRCPLHWIKIGSHCYRTRYNYATKTWEDGRHWCQTQEADLAKFDSVQQQDEVKNYAGLLAKGFSFWVGLHLVGEDWKWADNSTVDSSVLMLATKVLIGGHNCIKLDSRNGMLVAECHRKNGVLCQRRAGMQIRCNSADDWQSYGDKCYKVTGHGQKGSWKQAKLYCKTMNATVASPMSPHEQYALYDFVQNNGQKLWIGVHSSDGRFNNQWIWTNGSVLVEGFWEERNSATLLRRQQNECAYINPGSNNWTQSWKSTSCDTRNGNIICEMKAEQLYRNLEYHAERRTWYDAEAVCSARGGLLATRNETYPFDSDAWIAGPIKNSSITTDLCPFVSSTGYSFGDCKVLRSFVCNISIIAAPLSNSPTSPAVVAVSILLVIIAVLVVLFLVLWLKRRKRKDKKELEVSYPQIEKTNGALPHDKSKENGTKTETTENTYNHTTSSKPVTNNSNNQNLYDHCTKVPEDTYDHTETTNNGKGKQAADYGCVDLDDDQYKSIDRTTGSKNGTTKSNYNDM encoded by the exons ATTCAAGATGTCCACTGCACTGGATTAAGATTGGATCACACTGTTACCGTACCAGATATAATTATGCTACAAAGACTTGGGAAGATGGTCGACACTGGTGTCAAACACAAGAGGCAGATTTAGCAAAATTTGACAGTGTCCAACAGCAG GATGAAGTTAAAAACTATGCTGGATTATTAGCAAAAGGATTCTCGTTTTGGGTCGGATTACATCTTGTTGGAGAGGACTGGAAATGGGCCGATAATTCAACAGTTGATAGCAGTGTTCT TATGCTTGCTACTAAGGTTTTAATAGGAGGACATAACTGCATAAAGTTGGATAGTAGAAATGGAATGCTGGTTGCCGAATGTCACAGGAAAAATGGTGTACTGTGTCAACGCCGAGCTG GAATGCAAATCAGATGTAATTCAGCGGACGATTGGCAATCATATGGCGACAAATGCTATAAAGTAACAGGCCACGGACAGAAAGGTAGTTGGAAGCAAGCAAA GCTGTACTGCAAAACAATGAATGCTACAGTGGCCAGTCCAATGTCACCACACGAACAATATGCACTGTATGACTTCGTACAAAATAATGGACAGAAATTATGGATTGGCGTTCATTCT TCTGATGGCCGCTTCAATAATCAGTGGATATGGACTAATGGGTCTGTTTTAGTTGAAGGATTCTGGGAAGAAAGAAATTCAGCTACTCT GTTACGTCGACAGCAAAATGAATGCGCATATATTAACCCTGGAAGTAACAATTGGACACAATCATGGAAATCAACTTCATGTGATACTAGAAATGGGAACATAATATGCGAAATGAAAGCTG AACAGTTGTATAGAAACCTTGAATACCACGCAGAGAGAAGGACATGGTATGATGCAGAGGCTGTGTGTTCCGCTAGAGGAGGTTTACTAGCAACAAGGAATGAAACATATCCATTTGACAGTGATGCATGGATCGCAGGACCTATTAAGAATAGTTCGATCACAACAG ATCTGTGCCCTTTCGTATCTTCAACTGGTTACAGTTTTGGAGACTGTAAAGTATTGAGATCCTTTGTGTGTAACATTAGTATAATAG CTGCTCCACTGTCAAATTCACCGACAAGTCCTGCAG TTGTTGCTGTGTCTATTTTGCTGGTGATAATTGCTGTGTTAGTCGTCCTGTTTCTTGTACTGTGGCTTAAAAGGAGAAAGAG aaaagacAAGAAAGAACTTGAAGTATCTTATCCCCAAATAGAAAAGACTAATGGTGCTTTACCTCAcgacaaatcaaaagaaaatggAACAAAGACAGAAACAActgaaaatacatacaatcataCTACTTCCTCAAAGCCTGTAACAAATAATAGCAACAACCAGAACTTGTATGATCATTGTACCAAGGTGCCCGAAGACACATACGATCATACGGAAACAACAAACAATGGTAAAGGGAAACAGGCAGCTGACTATGGTTGTGTTGACTTAGACGATGATCAATACAAATCAATCGATAGAACTACTGGATCCAAAAATGGTACAACAAAGTCAAACTACAATGATATGTGA